The Pyrus communis chromosome 2, drPyrComm1.1, whole genome shotgun sequence genome includes a window with the following:
- the LOC137721848 gene encoding UPF0496 protein At4g34320-like — protein sequence MGSHISKKSAETSSSATNLHTNLQYTTDQLSSYEAACKLDADLQTFDMNLQTRTNHVISTIAAGVEVRALSFDSLKEVTGCLLEMNQEVVKVILECKKDIWKNQELFELVEEYFENSLQTLDFCTALEKCLKRARDSQLLILVALQRFEEETEMGGGQYTRTLEELKNFKAIGDPFTEEFFQIFQSIYKQQILMLEKLQMRKNKLDKKLKCINAWKKVTGMIFVATFAAVLICSVVAAAMAAPPVAAALSAASSIPVGSMGNWIDSLWKNYENVLRGQKEVISSMQVGTYVAIKDLDNIRVLVDRLEIDIESLLHNAIFAIDEEAVKVAIEEIKKKLGVFMKNVEDLGTQADICSRDIRKARTVVLQRIIKHSNN from the coding sequence ATGGGAAGCCATATTAGCAAGAAGAGCGCTGAAACATCATCCTCTGCAACCAATCTTCATACAAATTTGCAGTACACAACTGATCAATTGAGTTCTTATGAGGCAGCTTGCAAGCTCGATGCAGACTTGCAAACCTTCGACATGAATCTCCAAACCCGAACCAATCATGTCATCAGCACAATCGCGGCAGGAGTCGAAGTCCGAGCCCTCTCGTTCGATTCGCTGAAGGAGGTGACAGGATGCCTGTTGGAGATGAATCAGGAAGTTGTGAAAGTTATCTTGGAGTGCAAGAAAGACATATGGAAAAATCAGGAGTTGTTTGAGCTCGTTGAGGAGTATTTTGAGAACAGCTTGCAGACTTTGGATTTCTGTACTGCGTTGGAGAAGTGCTTGAAGCGAGCTCGCGATAGCCAGTTGCTTATTCTCGTTGCGCTTCAGCGATTCGAGGAAGAAACCGAAATGGGAGGCGGTCAATACACGAGGACTTTGGAGGAGTTGAAGAATTTCAAGGCGATAGGTGATCCCTTTACTGAAGAGTTCTTTCAGATATTTCAATCTATTTATAAGCAGCAAATACTAATGCTCGAGAAGTTGCAAATGCGAAAGAACAAGCTCGATAAGAAACTCAAATGTATTAATGCTTGGAAGAAGGTCACGGGTATGATATTTGTTGCTACATTTGCTGCTGTGTTGATTTGTTCTGTTGTGGCGGCAGCCATGGCTGCTCCGCCGGTTGCAGCAGCTCTATCTGCGGCTAGTTCTATCCCTGTAGGCTCAATGGGGAATTGGATTGACTCTTTGTGGAAAAACTATGAAAATGTTTTGAGGGGTCAAAAGGAAGTGATTAGTTCAATGCAAGTAGGAACTTATGTTGCCATTAAGGACTTGGACAACATTCGGGTTCTCGTTGATCGATTGGAAATTGATATCGAGTCCCTCTTGCACAATGCAATCTTTGCCATTGACGAAGAAGCTGTGAAGGTTGCAATAGAGGAGATTAAGAAGAAGTTGGGAGTATTTATGAAGAATGTAGAGGATTTGGGAACTCAAGCTGATATCTGCAGCCGCGACATTCGAAAAGCAAGGACTGTGGTTCTGCAGAGGATCatcaaacattccaacaactga
- the LOC137726067 gene encoding protein CASP-like, with translation MEASPQGGFDSDKSKSSSPISVVSNFWKDFDLEKEKSVLDEQGLRIAENQENSQKNRRKLAESTRDFKKASPGEKLNLFNSLLRGYQEEVDNLTKRAKFGENAFLNIYQKLYEAPDPYLALASSAEQDVKLSELESENRKMKVELEEFRTEATHLKNQQATIRRLEERNRQLEQQMEDKVKEIVEIKQRSFAEENQKILEVLKEREQLLQDQLRQAKDSVFNMQKLHELAQSQLFELRAQSDEERATKQSEVNLLMDEVERAQTRLFSLEREKGFLRSKLQTANDDTENKKSDVDSTSVLENSLIAKEKIIAELNMELHNIERTLSNEREEHLNEIKRLNALLIEKEAALEEMKKELQARPTTKLVDDLHKKVKILQAVGYNSIEAEDWEVATIGEEMSKMESLLLDKNRKMEHELTQLKVKLSEKASLLEKADGKISELTVKVNEQQKLIQKLEDDILKGYGSKDKKGILFDDWDLSGARSTELSENADQEHGSSDQDQSSMLKVICNQRDRFRTRLRETEEEIRHLKEKIGVLTVELEKTKADNVKLYGKIRYVQDYSLEKVVSRGSKKPAEDLEGGFSSDVESKYKKIYEDDINPFAAFSKKERDQRYKELGFRDRITLSSGRFLLGNKYARTFAFFYTIGLHVLVFTCLYRMSALSYLSNGQEEVIIGDTKLNLPHAI, from the exons ATGGAGGCTTCTCCGCAAGGCGGATTCGACAGTGACAAATCCAAGTCCTCCTCTCCCATCTCCGTCGTCTCCAATTTCTGGAAAg ATTTTGACTTGGAGAAGGAAAAAAGTGTATTGGATGAGCAAGGGCTTAGGATAGCTGAAAATCAGGAAAACAGCCAGAAGAATAGGCGGAAGCTTGCGGAAAGCACTCGAG ATTTCAAGAAAGCCTCACCGGGGGAAAAGCTAAATCTCTTTAATTCATTACTTAGAGGTTACCAAGAAGAAGTTGATAATCTTACTAAAAGAGCAAAATTTGGAGAGAATGCTTTTCTTAACATCTATCAAAAACTTTACGAGGCTCCAGATCCTTATCTGGCGCTTGCTTCAAGTGCT GAGCAAGATGTGAAATTGTCTGAACTAGAATCTGAAAATAGGAAAATGAAGGTTGAGCTTGAAGAATTCCGGACAGAAGCAACTCATTTAAAAAATCAACAGGCAACAATAAGAAGACTTGAAGAGCGAAACCGCCAGTTAGAGCAACAG ATGGAGGATAAAGTTAAAGAAATTGTGGAGATTAAGCAACGCAGTTTTGCGGAAGAGAACCAGAAAATACTTGAGGTCCTAAAAGAAAG AGAGCAATTGTTGCAAGATCAATTACGACAAGCTAAAGACAGTGTTTTCAATATGCAGAAATTACACGAACTTGCTCAAAGTCAATTGTTCGAGCTTCGTGCTCAATCAg ATGAAGAGAGGGCAACCAAGCAATCCGAGGTCAATCTTCTGATGGATGAAGTTGAACGGGCTCAGACACGGCTTTTTAGTCTTGAGAGGGAGAAG GGATTTCTGCGTTCCAAATTACAGACAGCAAACGATGACACTGAAAATAAGAAAAG TGATGTTGATTCAACTAGCGTCCTTGAGAATTCTTTAATTGCTAAAGAGAAGATCATTGCTGAACTCAACATGGAACTTCACAATATTGAAAGAACGTTATCAAATGAAAGAGAAGAGCACTTGAACGAGATCAAGAGGTTGAATGCACTTCTCATTGAAAAG GAAGCTGCTCTTGAGGAGATGAAGAAAGAGCTTCAGGCACGGCCAACAACAAAACTGGTTGATGATTTGCATAAAAAGGTTAAAATTTTGCAG GCAGTTggttataattcaattgaggCTGAAGATTGGGAAGTAGCTACAATTGGGGAAGAGATGAGCAAAATGGAGTCTCTTCTTCTCGATAAAAACCGGAAAATGGAGCATGAGCTCACACAATTGAAG GTCAAACTTTCAGAGAAAGCATCCTTGCTAGAAAAAGCTGATGGCAAGATATCAGAACTTACAGTAAAGGTTaatgaacaacaaaaattaatccAAAAGTTGGAGGATGACATACTGAAG GGCTATGGTTCCAAGGATAAAAAGGGAATTCTGTTTGACGACTGGGATCTTTCAGGGGCTAGGAGCACTGAGCTGTCTGAG AATGCAGATCAAGAACACGGTTCCTCGGACCAAGACCAAAGCTCAATGCTTAAGGTTATCTGTAATCAGAGAGATAGATTCAGGACACGCTTGAGAGAGACAGAAGAA gAAATAAGACATTTGAAGGAAAAGATAGGAGTGTTGACAGTGGAACTGGAAAAGACGAAAGCTGATAATGTCAAACTCTATGGAAAGATTCGTTATGTTCAGGATTACAGTCTTGAAAAAGTAGTTTCGAGAGGATCAAAGAAG CCTGCAGAGGATCTTGAAGGTGGTTTTTCCTCAGATGTTGAATCGAAGTACAAGAAAATATATGAGGATGACATAAATCCTTTTGCAGCCTTCTCGAAAAAG GAAAGGGATCAAAGATACAAGGAGTTGGGTTTCAGGGATAGAATTACTCTAAGCAGCGGACGTTTTCTTCTTGGAAACAA GTATGCTCGGACTTTTGCATTTTTCTACACGATTGGGTTGCATGTACTTGTGTTCACCTGCCTCTACCGAATGTCGGCTTTGAGCTATCTCAG CAATGGTCAGGAGGAAGTAATTATTGGAGATACAAAACTAAACCTCCCACATGCGATCTAG